The window GAACTGACCGTCTGGAATCGCACGACATCGAAAGCCGAGGCACTCGCATCGGAAGGCGCGAAAGTCGCCGATAATCCTGCTGACCTCGCCACCAATTGCGACATCATCTTCGTGTGTGTGTCGGATACGCCGGACGTTCAGGAAGTGCTTCTGGGCGACAGCGGCGTGGTGCATGGCGCACATTCCGGCGCCCTGGTTGTGGATCACAGCACCATCAGCCCCTCGGCGACCGTAGAGATCGCGGAGAAGCTGGCTGAGGAAGGCGTTCGCTTTCTGGATGCACCCGTCAGTGGCGGCAGCGAAGGGGCCGCGAACGGGACGCTGAGCATCATGATTGGCGGCGATGCCGGCGACGTCGATCGCGCCATGCCTTTCCTGAAGGCCATGGGAAAGACGATCACGCACGTTGGCAAGACAGGACACGGCCAGATGGTGAAGGCCGTGAATCAGATCCTGGTCGTCGGGCACGCGCTGGCAATGAGCGAGGCTCTCGTCTTCGCGCAGGCGGGCGGACTGGACCTGGAGAAGACGCTCGAAGCGGTGGCGGGAGGCGCGGCCGGCAGTTGGATGCTGAGCAATCGCGGTCCGCAAATCCTGAAACGCGACTGGCGCCCGGGATTCACAATCGACCTGCAGCAGAAGGATGTTCGGCTGGCGCTCCAGGCGGCGGATGATCTGGGCGTGCCAGCGCTGATGACGGGCATCGTGCACGATCTCTATCGCGTGCTGCAGAAAGAGGGCTGCGGCAGCGAGGGGAATCACGCGCTGATTAAGGCGTTGGAAAAGCTGAGCGGCGTGCAGGTCGGTGAGTAGGACTTACTCCCCGATCACGACTTCCACCCAGGCGTCCTGCTGCTTGTAAAGCTCATTGGTGTGGTCGCTCCCCTGCCACGCGAGCTGGTGCTCTCGCGTGCCGCCGAAGTCGTCGTCGTTGACCATCACGTTCATACCAATCGTGTCGCCGGGGCGGAGAGGTCTCGTCTCCGGGCCATCTGCCGTGTCGAGCCCTGTGAACGGGAATCGGTACTCCGTCTGCCAATGGTGATCGTCGATGACTGCCGCCCGGGCAAACCAGCCGTCCGGACGTTCGCCGTATAGATTCGAGTATCCGTCCCAGTACGTTCCGTCGGGAATCCCATAGTGTGGGATCGCTCCTTCGGCCCAGTTCCCATCTGGGCCGCGGCGGTTCGAGCCTTCCGACGGGCGATCGCGATCGAAATCCGCATCGATGAAGACTTCGGTGCAATCGTCCTCCCACAACGAGGCATTCCGAGCCCCTGGCCGTGGGAAGTCATCGAACGAGATCGAGTTGTCCGTGATATTGAAAGCGACGTAGAGAGCCTCGCCATCGTGCGCGAGGTAAAATGTGAAGCTCATGTCCTCCGACGGATAAGCATCGGCGTTGAACGGATTGAACCCGGGATTCACATCGGGCGATGTACCATCGAGACTGAGGGAGAAGGCGCCCTTGTACTCGCCGGGGGCGATTCGGCCATCGATTGTCGGCGAGGCCTCAATGCGTGGAATGACAATGCGCCCTTCGATGGTATCGGACGTTGCCTTGTCCGTCCCTGCGCAAGCGGAAGTGCCCGCGGCTGCGACTGCCAGTGCCAGAATCCAAGCTGCTCTCATCGGTCTTGACGCTTTCTGTAGACTTGCCAACAAGTCGGACTTGTCCACTCGGATCGACTTGCCCCACGATTCGCAAAGACATCCATCGCGTCAATCGCATTGGTGGAAAACCCCAAACCGGAAGCGGATCCATGGCCAAAGAATTCCCCGAGCAACGAATCGCCTCTATGCCGAAGGCGGAACTACACGTTCACCTGGAGGGCAGCGTCCTGCCCGAGACGTTGTTAGCGCTGGCGGAACGGCACAATGTCGAGCCTCCTGGCGCGACGCCCGAAGAAATTGCCGCATGGTATTCCTTCGAGGATTTCCCCTCCTTCCTGAAGCGCTACTTCTTCGTCTGTCACCTGCTGCGCACGCCGGAGGACTTCCAGCGGACCGCGACCGATTACCTGCTGGCAGCGCACCGCCAGGGTGCCGTGCATGTAGAGTTCCACGTCTCGGCAAGCTACCACATCGTGGAATCGGGCGCGAGTTGGCCGAGCATCCTGGAAGGTATCATCGCCGGCTGCGAAGGCGCCGAACGGGAATGTGGCATCTCGTCCCTGCTGATTCCGGACCTCTCGCCGCACTTGGGCGCGGCCCAGTGCGAAGCGGTCGTCGATGAGATCCTGGCGAATCGTCATCCGCGAATCACGGCGCTGGGAATGGGGGGGCCATCGGATAACTGGTTCATCGATGATTTCGGTGCATTGATGAGAAAGGCACACGACGCTGGCCTGCACGTGGTTTCACACGCGGGCGAACATGGGCCATCGATGGAAGTCGGTCATGCGATCAACGTGTTCGGCGCCGAGCGCATTCAGCACGGAATTGCAGCCGTCGATGATGAAGAAGTGCTGAGGTTACTGCGCGAACGTCGGATTCCCTGCGATGTTTGCCCCGGCAGCAACGTCGCGCTCAACGCAGTGCCTCGGCTTGAGGATCATCCGCTACGGGCAATGCTGGATGCGGGATTGATC of the bacterium genome contains:
- a CDS encoding NAD(P)-dependent oxidoreductase — encoded protein: MAERLGFIGLGIMGLGMARNLMKAGHELTVWNRTTSKAEALASEGAKVADNPADLATNCDIIFVCVSDTPDVQEVLLGDSGVVHGAHSGALVVDHSTISPSATVEIAEKLAEEGVRFLDAPVSGGSEGAANGTLSIMIGGDAGDVDRAMPFLKAMGKTITHVGKTGHGQMVKAVNQILVVGHALAMSEALVFAQAGGLDLEKTLEAVAGGAAGSWMLSNRGPQILKRDWRPGFTIDLQQKDVRLALQAADDLGVPALMTGIVHDLYRVLQKEGCGSEGNHALIKALEKLSGVQVGE
- the add gene encoding adenosine deaminase, with the protein product MAKEFPEQRIASMPKAELHVHLEGSVLPETLLALAERHNVEPPGATPEEIAAWYSFEDFPSFLKRYFFVCHLLRTPEDFQRTATDYLLAAHRQGAVHVEFHVSASYHIVESGASWPSILEGIIAGCEGAERECGISSLLIPDLSPHLGAAQCEAVVDEILANRHPRITALGMGGPSDNWFIDDFGALMRKAHDAGLHVVSHAGEHGPSMEVGHAINVFGAERIQHGIAAVDDEEVLRLLRERRIPCDVCPGSNVALNAVPRLEDHPLRAMLDAGLIVTLGSDDPPMFQTSLMNEYRLAWQLGVTEEELGVLGRNSLEHSFATEDQKARWLADWEKWLTAS